In one Solanum lycopersicum chromosome 11, SLM_r2.1 genomic region, the following are encoded:
- the LOC101250859 gene encoding uncharacterized protein → MKRAAIYSCVPLMKDHWPIKKALTLSDVDITHPFLTLSRQQVENHIVLHMTTEQQEHLRTQGQIDFNARDDDTGKMYVMKLKWRGSYYNLIGKWGRVVRGKGLDVGQEIKIRWENGCFYFSVPKQQIVAVPPIRMVAAPVVQDHWPIKKILTLSDVDTNHPFLPLPRRLVEDHILVHWTPQQQELLRKEEHVNVNARDYDTGEGYIMKFKWRGNFYNLIGKWGAIIRQKGLGIGKEIRLRWENDCLFFSVPQERYVATASAMDNWPIKKALTLSDVDTNHPFLTLPGKAVEDHILFYWSQQAREQLRNEHQMNINARDDHTGDTYLMKLRWRGSYYNLIGKWGKIIRGKKLQVGMEIRLHWDNGCLFFSVPQL, encoded by the coding sequence ATGAAAAGAGCAGCGATCTACAGCTGTGTACCCCTAATGAAGGATCATTGGCCTATCAAAAAGGCTCTGACGTTGTCTGATGTAGATATCACTCATCCATTCCTCACTTTGTCTCGACAACAAGTGGAGAACCACATTGTGTTGCATATGACAACAGAACAACAGGAGCATTTGAGAACCCAAGGCCAAATAGATTTTAATGCCCGAGATGATGATACAggtaagatgtatgtgatgaagtTGAAATGGCGGGGAAGCTATTACAATCTGATTGGTAAGTGGGGCAGAGTTGTACGAGGGAAAGGACTTGATGTAGGGCAAGAGATTAAAATACGTTGGGAAAATGGATGCTTCTACTTCTCGGTCCCAAAGCAGCAGATTGTTGCAGTCCCACCAATTCGGATGGTTGCAGCACCGGTAGTGCAAGACCATTGGCCCATTAAGAAGATCTTGACGCTCTCTGATGTGGACACCAATCATCCATTTCTCCCTCTGCCCCGTCGATTAGTTGAGGATCATATCCTTGTGCATTGGACACCTCAGCAACAAGAACTGCTGAGGAAGGAGGAGCATGTGAATGTAAATGCCCGAGATTATGATACTGGCGAAGGttatataatgaaatttaaGTGGAGGGGGAATTTCTATAACCTTATTGGGAAATGGGGAGCAATAATTCGGCAGAAGGGACTTGGTATTGGGAAAGAGATCAGATTACGCTGGGAAAATGATTGCTTGTTCTTCTCAGTACCCCAGGAGCGGTATGTTGCCACAGCCTCGGCAATGGATAATTGGCCTATTAAGAAGGCACTTACATTGTCTGATGTGGATACCAATCATCCATTTCTTACTTTGCCCGGCAAGGCTGTTGAAGATCATATTCTTTTTTACTGGTCACAGCAAGCCAGAGAACAACTGAGAAATGAGCATCAGATGAATATTAATGCTCGAGATGATCACACTGGTGATACCTATTTGATGAAGTTGAGATGGCGGGGGAGTTACTATAATCTCATTGGAAAATGGGGAAAAATCATTAGAGGGAAGAAACTTCAGGTTGGAATGGAGATCAGACTACACTGGGATAATGGATGCTTATTCTTCTCAGTTCCTCAGTTGTAG